GGAGGATCGGGGTCGTGGAGAGCTGGGCGTTCTGATAGCTGGAGCAGTGGAAGCAAGTCTCGGTCGGATGGTCCTTCTTGGAGGAAGGATGCTGAGAAGGGAGATGTGAAGGTGATCGAAGGAAGGAAGGATGATGGGGAAGAGGTTACAAGCCCTATAAAGGAGATGCAACTCTCGGAGAAGACCCTAGGTGCAGTGAGGACTGAGCTGTTTCCAAAGGAGTTGGGCGATGAGCATAGTAAGGGGCACGTGAACAGTACCATGCAGAAAGCCCAGAATACTCCGGCTGTGAAGAATAAGGAAGGGGAGAAAGATAAATTTGGGGGTAAGTTCAAGAGAGTCGAGAGGAATGGCAAGCGGCAGATGGGGGAGACGATCCCGGGGGAGACAcagaagaagaggagaggtagGGGAGAGGATATGGATCTTGATGACCAGGCTGAGGTGAAGAGGTCCAAGCGAGGTGTTTCGGTGGAGAAGGCGTCCGAAGTTGAAACTGTTGAAGCGGGGCTGTCGGAACAGCCCTGCACGTCCCAATAAACATAATAGCTTGGAACTGCCGGACCGGGGGTTGGGAAACGCCCCGGCAGTTCGGGGGCTTCTTCGGTGCCATATAGCCGAAGAAGCTGACATTCTTTTCTTGTTGGAAACAAAACTAGACGAGAAGAGGATGATTGTGCTCAAAAAGAAGTTGGGTGTGGAGAATTTGGAGGTGGTGGATTGTGAAGGAAAAGGCGGGGGGCTTGCTGTGTTGTGGAGGAGAGGAATCAGTGTGGTTTTGAAGGGTAAATCGAAAAACCACATTGATGTCGAGGTCCTAGAGACTGGTGGACAAAAATGGTGGTTTACTGGGATTTATGGCGAACCCGAGTTGAAGTATAAAACTTGGGAACTTATGGAGTGGTTGAAGGATCAAGACAATGAACAACTCCCCTGGCTGTGCGCGGGACATTTCAATGAAGTCCTCTTTCACCATGAGAAGGAAGGGGGGGTTCCGAGGGCTCAATCTTGTATTGATCGCTTCAATGGTGCTTTGGAGGTATGTGAACTCGATGATCTTGGTTTCTCTGGTGACATTTTCACTTGGAGAAATAAGCAAACCACAGGTAATACACATATAAGGGAGAGGCTCGATCGAGCAGTGGCAAATGCGAGATGGCGTATGAAGTTTccatttatgcatgtgaaaaatgGAGATCCCTATCACTCGGATCATAGGCCTGTAGTGCTGTCAACTGAGATGATCCAAAGGGGCGGAGGAGGTGGATGTGGTTTCAAATTTGAAGCGAGTTGGATAAAAGAGGAGGGTTGTCGAAAAATTATTGAAGAAGCGTGGGCGCTGAGAGAGGGCGTTGGGTGCTGCTTAGGCGAGAGCCTTAGAGGAGTAGCGGCTAGTCTGAAGGATTGGAGCGTGAATGTTTTGGGAGATTTAGAAAAACGTTTAAGGAAGACAAAGAAGGAGCTTGAGAGATGGAGAAGAGAGCCAATTAGTGATGAGTCGGTCAGGAGGGAGGCGATCTGGAGTTACAAAGTGGACCGGCTAGAGGAACAAATTGATATCTATTGGAGACAGAGAGCTCATGTGAATTGGCTGCAGTTCGGGGATCGAAACACGACTTATTTCCATAATGCGTGTTCagctaggaggaggaggaatAGAATTGGTAGTTTGCAGAGGGAGAACAGGAGTTGGATGTCTgatgaggaggagaagaaggtgtTTATCTCTAACTATTTCTCCCAGCTTTTCAGGTCAAGTGTGGGAGGCAACGGGGAGCACTTACAGCAACTCCTAGCTGCGGTGCAACCTGCTGTCACTCCAGAAATGAATGCCATGCTTACTGCAGAGTTTATCGTGGAGGAGATCAAGGGTGCACTGGATGCCACTGGTGACCTGAAAGCTCCCGGTCCAGATGGAATGCCGGCCATATTTTTCAAGCAATATTGGGACGTCGTGGGTGAGCAGCTTACCAAGGAGGTGATGACTGTGCTGAGAGGGGGCCGAATGCACCAAGGGTGGAATGACACAATCAtctcgttgattccgaaggtgGAGCGGCCACAAAAGGTTACTGATCTACGACCCATCAGCTTATGTAATGTGGTATACAAGGTTATTTCAAAAGTCCTGGCCAACAGACTAAGGGGTGTATTACCTGATATTATTACTCCTAACCAAAGTGCTTTCGTACCGGGAAGATTGATATCCGACAATATTCTTATAGTTTATGAGTTAACCCATTATTTGTTGAATAAGAGAGAAGGTAATTTGGGTTATGCTGCCATCAAATTAGATATGAGCAAAGCCTATGACAGGGTTGAATGGTGCTTTTTGGAGAAAATGATGCAACATTTGGGGTTTAATGAGCAGTGGATCTCTTTGATTATGGAGTGTGTAACTACAGTGAAGTATCAGGTAAAGGTGAATGGTGAGCTTACAAACAGTTTTACTCCTGAAAGAGGGCTGCGGCAGGGGATCCCTTATCTCCCTATTTATTCCTACTTTGTGCCGAAGCATTTTCAGCCCTGCTGAAAAAAGGGGAAGCGGATGAATTGATCGCTGGAGTGAAGGTCTGCCATGGTGCACCAAGCATATCACACTTGTTGTTCGCCGATGACTCATTAGTTTTGATTCGAGCGAATGAGGGGGACTGCGGCCACCTGCAGAACATACTCCAACTCTATGAAGATTGTTCTGGACAAGTGATAAACAAAGCAAAGTCAGCAATTCTGTTTAGTAGGAACACAAAACCGGACCAGAGGAAGAAGGTGTGTGACTTACTACAAGTTACAAAAGAGACGATGAATGAGAGATATTTGGGTCTGCCGGTGCATGTTGGGCAGTCCAAGATGAAAACCTTTGCTTATCTGAAAGATCGTATTTGGAAACGAATGCAAGGATGGAATGAAAAATTCCTTTCATGGGCAAGCAAAGAGATTTTGATCAAGGCCGTTGCTCAAGCTATCCCTACATTTGCGATGGGCTGCTTTGATCTCTCTAAATCCTTGTGCGATCAAATTGGTGCTATGATTTGCCGATTTTGGTGGAATCACCAGGAAGGAAAACATAAGATCCATTGGCTGAGTAAGGAACAGATGCTCAAACCGAAAGAAGAAGGAGGGCTGGGGTTTAGAGATATCCACCTATTCAATTAGGCAATGCTCGCTAAGCAAGTCTGGCGACTATGGCAGCAACCGGACTCCCTGTGCTCGCGGGTTCTGAAAGCCAAATACTTCCCCCATACATCCATTCTGGAAGCCAAGCCAAAGACGGGGATGTCTTATACCTGGCGAAGCATTCTTGGGCCTTGTTTACGAAATTATTTGGGAAatggtattgtagcactttcgttgttatttggcaattagtgtccaatcatagtctaattaagcttaaaagattcgtctcgtgaatttcgtctaaactgtgtaattagttttattttttatttatatttaatgcttcatgcatgcgtctaaagattcaatgtgacggagaatcttgaaaaattttgcaaaattttggcacTTGGTGGACTAGATGTGGTGAAGAAAGGCATGATTTGGA
The nucleotide sequence above comes from Miscanthus floridulus cultivar M001 chromosome 18, ASM1932011v1, whole genome shotgun sequence. Encoded proteins:
- the LOC136524216 gene encoding uncharacterized protein, with protein sequence MIVLKKKLGVENLEVVDCEGKGGGLAVLWRRGISVVLKGKSKNHIDVEVLETGGQKWWFTGIYGEPELKYKTWELMEWLKDQDNEQLPWLCAGHFNEVLFHHEKEGGVPRAQSCIDRFNGALEVCELDDLGFSGDIFTWRNKQTTGNTHIRERLDRAVANARWRMKFPFMHVKNGDPYHSDHRPVVLSTEMIQRGGGGGCGFKFEASWIKEEGCRKIIEEAWALREGVGCCLGESLRGVAASLKDWSVNVLGDLEKRLRKTKKELERWRREPISDESVRREAIWSYKVDRLEEQIDIYWRQRAHVNWLQFGDRNTTYFHNACSARRRRNRIGSLQRENRSWMSDEEEKKVFISNYFSQLFRSSVGGNGEHLQQLLAAVQPAVTPEMNAMLTAEFIVEEIKGALDATGDLKAPGPDGMPAIFFKQYWDVVGEQLTKEVMTVLRGGRMHQGWNDTIISLIPKVERPQKVTDLRPISLCNVVYKVISKVLANRLRGVLPDIITPNQSAFVPGRLISDNILIVYELTHYLLNKREGNLGYAAIKLDMSKAYDRVEWCFLEKMMQHLGFNEQWISLIMECVTTVKYQVKVNGELTNSFTPERGLRQGIPYLPIYSYFVPKHFQPC